gtatatttcgaaggtcctccgtccaacttccaatgtttccgctgtcgattagttctatcttttgatgcttgacgtacatccactattcgtctcctcgtccgttctctcagaaaattatcattttctagtgtttcaagaccaaggttgacagcatttctggcgatatctagtagatttagaagtagtaattttccactcttttatgaatgcacggagttcttttacgcccattttgttgacagcttcatacatcgccatactgttagatgccatgacgaaaattctggccctcactttgtcagatatggtgcgccctctcgcgatactttcctgcgaaacaaccggaagttcgataaccggaatacgccgtattgtagcgccctctagtgattGAATGCTTTTctgccaaaataaatatcagatGTGACTATCACGGTTGAGAATTACTGCAAAGTGTCATCAGACGATTTACTTTCATGGCCGAGAATTCAACAAtcagtacaatatatatatatatatatatatatatatatatatatatatatatatatatatatatatatatatatatatatatatatatatatatatatatatatatatatatatatatatatatatatattcatgcttcctcagcgatcattAATCCcctgatgatcgctgaggaagcgtgaaactctgagtaacgacatATAAcgtccttattcttttgaattaagtctataatgctctgctactgagcactgttctctccacgACTTATACGTATATGAGTATatataattcattcattcagttcTCTCGTGTCGTTTCTTTTCAAAAGTCGCTATTTTCGGACAAGAATGGGAAGTTTCTAAGATCCGCACACAAACAGAATACAAAGCAGGTACAGATCAAGACATAGAAGCAGAGGTTGGCGTGAAGATTGGACTACAAAGTGTTAATATTACATTGAAAGGTGGGTGacctaaggtcaaaggtcaaatcttGAAATAAAAGGATTAAAACTTTAtccaaaaatgtttaatttgcaaTTATTGCTACACCTTTTAGATACCAGACTGTCATGGTGAATTCAAGAATATATCAATTCTATGTGTTATCAAACATATACATTCTGTGTGTTATCAAACATATACACATTCTGTGTGTTATCAAACATAAATTATGTGAGTTATCAAACATATACATTCTGTGTGTTATCAAACATAAATTCTGTGAGTTATCAAACATATACATTCTGTGTgttatcaaacaaaaacattctGTGTGTTATCAAACATATACATTCTGTGTGTTATCAAACATATACATTCTGTGTGTTATCAAACATAAATTATGTGAGTTATCAAACATATACATTCTGTGTGTTATCAAACATAAATTCTGTGTGTTATCAAACATATAAATTCTGTGTGTTATCAAACATAAATTCTGTGTGTTATCAAAACATAAATTCTGTGTGTTATCAAACATATAAATTCTGTGTGTTATCAAACATAAATTCTGTGTGTTATCAAACATACATTCTGTGAgttatcaaacaaaaacattctGTGTGTTATCAAACATATAAATTCTGTGAGTTATCAACATATACATTGTGTGAGTTATCAAACATATAAATTCTGTGTGTTatcaaacatatacattatgtgtgttatcaaacatatacattatgTGTGTTATCAAACATATAAATTCTGTGAGTTATCAACATATACATTGTGTGAGTTatcaaacatatacattatgTGTGTTATCAAACATATACATTCTGTGTGTTATCAAACATATAAATTCTGTGTGTTATCAAACATATACATTCTGTGAGTTATCAAACATATAAATTCTGTGTGTTATCAAACATATACATTCTGTGAGTTATCAACATATACATTATGTGTGTTATCAAACATATAAATTCTGTGTGTTATCAAACATAAATTATTCTTTCTCCAATATGTCTTTAATTTTGTTATAGGTAAACTTAGTAATGACGacttataaattatatgtattcTGTTCATTATTTGAGTGGGTTGTGTTCTTGAATTTCAAACTATTAAATTTTAAGTTTGACAAAAATTGTAGCTTGTGACGTCACAAGTGCATTCAGTTTACAGAAGTTGGGATTTGTAatgaaataacaacaaatatacaCAGTGATCGTGATAACACCAATCATAGGTTTGACCAGGACATGAAGATACGACTACTGGCActcaactgtaaaaaaaaaacacaaatacatgtacacaaaaataTTGTGACGTTTTGAGAGTCAATCTTGTAGGCTTGTTACCTAAATTCCCCACTGGGGACGCTCTCTCCTTCCGACTATGTCAGCAGGGGAAGAGACAGGAAGTTTGATACACTCCCCAGTATATGTACTAGTCCCATTATGAATTAGGGGGAACGTCCGTGGTGTAGGTGTTCGAGACCACAGCTATTgtatcgtcgtaaaccacagcatcttttacggcaccgtcttTGCAGTGTCAAGAAAGAAATATCACCTCTGGTTTACGATAATGAGCTACTGTGTCATGACAGTGAATGCATTTCTACAAGGAGGTATTTCCCCTCATACCTCCATGATTTGAATAACCAACTCTAACCAAAGTATTGAATACACAGTTTCGTAATTCACAAATATCTTTTTCAAATGGAAACCTTGATTGATTATGATCTCGTTTATCATATTTTCCAGGTACACCTGAAAATCAACTCGATGAACAAATTAACTACAACGAAAGATTTGCATGGGCGCCATCTTGGAGCCAAGGCAGAAACTTCTTTTCGCCATTCGGTAAGATTCCTGTAAATTCTAAAAATCGTGAAGTTCTGTTTTCCTGAAGTTCCTTTCCTCACCACTTCTCTTTCGTTGAATGAACCGTGCTGTATCAAGAAATATAACTGTGTCTACGATATTTGAGGGCCACACAGTATGCTATCCTGAATATCGAAGTTATGCGCTTTCCTAATCCCGCCTATCTCCCTCATTTTATTCCAGCCGGTCAAATCAATCGAGAGTTTCGTGACGCACTATACCGTGGTCTTCCCTACCCAATATTGTGGATTGCCAAGTACTTCACGATCGATGCCGAGAATCTACGATGGGGGCGCTCCTATCGAATGTCTGGATACTACGCATTCATTATGATGTGGTGAGGACTCGTTAACATATACGTCGACAATAAGTTTGATTTCCTGAATTTGTGAGGAAATTATCAAGTTTTTAACttattatcaataaatatgttttatttagcATAGTGCAGTATCCATGAATATTCTAATGATATAGCCTGAGTTCATACATTAACAAGGAACCAATGAAATGCCATAGCGAGACGTTTACAAGGAAAGTATACTGCACAAAACATGTTGTAAACACTTGGAGAACTACGTCTGGAAACTATCATTTGTCACGTGACTTTGCTAAAGTAGAGCAACGAAACTGACCTTATAGAAGGCCAATGTCAAAGGTGTTCcaataaatattattacatgtagcAACATTTGATGTGGTCTATAGTCACTTTATTCTTTAGTTCTTGTTAAAGTGGTTTGGTCTGCGCATCTGTGTACTAATATTCATGTCAGGCTTTGTCTAACATTTACCTTGGCCTACTTTCACGTAATTTTCTAACACGAGGGGTGCATGCATTATTGACAGAACAGCATTTTCATTGGTTAATCGTAAGTGCATTGTATAACATTGTAGTCGACTTTCTTGGAATGCCCATTTTCATATTACCATGttcttatttttaatttcaaatacaGGGCGGCATTTCCAACTTGGATCATTGCCAATATTCTACTATTTATGGTAATCAACTATGCAGCCTATTGTATGATATTGACCGGACTGTGGCTCCTCTTGGCTAATttgttatattgtacattacGATGGGGTCCAGAGTTACACATTCCATTCGCTGATGGCGTCCTTGTTTTTCAGTACGGATGGTGTTTCTGGATTACTTTATCGACAGGTAAGGAAGTTTTTGCTATTTCAGTTTAAAAGAAAAGTCAACATAGGCAGTGTACATATGCAGAGCAGAATACCAACCCCTTTATCTACCATTCAGTTACCACCTGCTTTTATgacattttaactttttttatgacacatatatttcaaatatttacgGAGATAAAATCAGTTGAAGTGAATAGTAAAAACTTTTTACTAAGGACTTGTAGAAGGAGACTTAAAGGCATGGAATATCAAACAATACACATATTAGTTCAAATCCATGGAataccataattttgtgttCAACACCTCAATTATCTAGCCATTTTACTCTCCATTACATCCAATACATAATATCTGACCATTATACTTATATTAGATACATCACGAGGCCAGTGATGATTGAATAAAATAAGGATAATAGTCTGAAattgtgtaaatgtacaaaGTAAATGACCTCACCCGAGGTCTCATTTGATCcagggaccccccccccccttccgaCCATCAGAATTTTGAGTCAAGGGCCCACTCACGCCCTCCACATCTTCATATCTCCAAAGTTTTTCGtgcgaccccccccccccaacaaaaacATCGCAGAGCCCCCGACGccgtagtctagttcctatacgatatcGTTaagatttacacctccactcacaagtcgaagtctagttcctatacagtatcgttacgatttacatctccactcagatagtctagttcctatacagtatcattaccatttacacctccattcacatagtctagttcctatacagtatcattacgatttacacctccactcacatagtctagttcctatactgtatcgttaccatttatatctccactcacatatctttacgatttacacctccactcagtctagttcctatacagaatcattacgatttatacctccactcagatagtctagttcctatacggtatcgttaagATTTACACCTcgactcacatagtctagttcctatacagtatcattacgatttacacctccactcagatagtctagttcctatacagtatcattaccatttacacctccactcacatagtctagttcctatacggtatcgataagatttacacctccactcactagtctagttcctatacagtatcattaccttttatatctccactcacatagtctagttcctatacagtatcattaccatttatacctccactcacctagtctagttcctatacagtatcattaccatttatatctccactcacatagtctagttcctatactgtatcattaccatttatacctccactcacatagtctagttcatatacagtatcattaccatttatacctccactcacatagtccagttcctatactgtatcattaccatttatacctccactcacagtctagttcctatacagtatcattaccatttatacctccactcacatagtctagttcctatacagtatcattaccatttatacctccactcacatagtctagttcctatacagtatcattaccatttatatctccactcacatagtctagttcctatacagtatcattaccatttatacctccactcacagtctgtgtcctatacagtatcattaccatttatacctccactcacatagtctagttcctatacagtatcattaccatttatacctccactcacatagtctagttcctatacagtatcattaccatttatacctccactcacagtctgtgtcctatacagtatcattaccatttatacctccactcacatagtctagttcctatatggtatcgttacaatttatacctccactcagaagtttagttagagaccatgttggcatccagactaccgTGCCTTACTTAAATTCTGCCAGTTCCCTAAGAATGGTCTTACTTCTCTCTTGATGTCATAGGATTACTTTGTTTGGTTTATGGTTGCACGGTATTAGTATGTAATAAAACATGGCCTGACAAAACAGCTGAATTCTTTCATGATTATGATAAACCTGTCAGAAGACGagaacaaaataaactgacgacTAATCTGTTAGAAGATAAACTGTCACATGACACGGTGTTGGTGTTAGAAGAATTTGATGGTTCTGCGTCCGAAGTTGGGAATGGCAGCATCGGATATTCGTCTAGAAGAGTGAGTATTGACACATACAGTACTAGTATATTTGAGTTTTAACAGTTGAAACACGTAGACAGTCTTGTTAAGAACAGATATTGTAAACAGAAATGACGTCATCGTGTATATTCAGGGGACATTTTACTGTTGATTTGTCAAGTTGTTATATATACCAGTAGTTTGATTGAATGTTGGGTGTTTATAACTGTGATGGGTACGTATTACAGTAAGTATattagggagtgtccagattttacttccagggggaACCCGGAGGATATCCCCTTTTGCTTGTGTATATTTTTCgtgccccccctttcaaaagcgATGGGAAATTTATGCCCCCTgcaagttcttgatttttttccataGCCCCCCAtagacttacacacatacacaaacacactatacatacacaatgtacatgtataggtatgtatgtatgtatgtatgtatgtatgtatgtatgtatgtatgtatgtatgtatgtatgtatgtatgtatgtatgtatgtatgtatgtatatatgtgtgtgtatgtgtgtgtgtgtatgtatgtgtgtatgtatgtatgtatgtatgtatgtatgtatgatttatgtatgtatgtatgtatgtatgtatgtatgtgtgtgtatgtatgtgtgtgtatgtatgtgtgtatgtatgtatgtatgtatgtatgtatgtatgtatgtatgtatgtatgtatgatttatgtatgtatgtatgtatgtatgtatgtatttatgtatgtatgtatgtatgtatgtatgtatgtatgtatgtgtgtatgtatgtatgtatgtgtgtatgtatgtatgtatgtgtgtgtgtatgtatgtatgtatgtatgtatgtatgtatgtatgtatgtatgtatgtatgtgtgtgtgtatgtatgtatgtatgtatgtatgtatgtatgtatgtatgtatgtatgtatgtatgtatgtatgtatgtatgtatgtatgtgggtatgtatgtatgtatgtatgtatgtatgtatgtatgtatgtatgtatgtatgtatgtatttatgtgtgtgtatgtatgtatgtatggttgtatggttgtatgtatgtatgtatgtatgtatggttgtatgtatggttgtatgtatggttgtatgtatggttgtatgtatgtatggttgtatgtatggttgtatgtatggttgtatgtatggttgtatgtatattgttatttttaagcAAGCCATGTACAGTTACCAATTATCCATTTGtatcttgttatttttgtcaCAGTCGCTTTCAATAACCTCTGAGTCAGTATTTAACACACAAACGAATCTTAACGATAGCGAGCATACATAACCTGGTAAAACGTAGTTGTCCACGATGGGGTATCAGTGTTCATCAAGTCAGCACAGACCAATCTTAACGATATGGAGCATACATAACCTGGGTAGACGTAGTCCACGATGGAGTATCTGTGTTCAAATTAAGGACATTGAACAATGACAAATTTATAACTTACTGGAAGTTAACTTATTGCTgcattatattttatatctaCCAAGTGACCAGAAGTGAAGAGTGGGTAATATGTTCATTTATGTTCAGTGTTTCCGTCCAAgattagtatgtacatgtatattggctGAATATGTGACGTCACTAAAAAGTATAGTGGAACCATAGATTTAGCCAATAGATAGGCTATAGTCTGAGATGTACATGCATGATTCCAGATTTTCCATCGCTAGAAGTGAAGAATTATCGACGAAATAATGTTGATATAATGACTGGTATTTCAAAAAGCTAAATCTAACAAGAACCCCAAATATGCAATGTTTCAGTGtgttttattttgcttggtttCCACATACGGAAATGGTGAAATATACATCACATAGACGTGTTCAAActatccaatatatatatatactcagagAAATATACATCACGAAGAAGTGTTCAAGCTatccaatatatataatattgccATGGGTGATCATGTCACATAAACATTGTATTATAAAATGCATTGTTACCTTATGTCGTGCTTTCTGCCTATATTTCTGCCTACATTCTTGATTTGTACCaattaattaaaattatttGAGATATCCATAAAGCATTAACTGTACTCTTTACTGATGTAGTGGAAAGatatgcagtgtgtgtgtgtgtgtgtgtctgtgtgtgtctgtgtgtgtctgtgtttgtgtctgtgtctgtctgtgtatctgtctgtctgtgtctgtgtctgtgtgtgtgtatgtatgtatgtgtgtgtgtgtgtgtgcgtgtgttctgtttgtttgtttgtttgtcttcctgtttgttatatttgtaaGGAACTCGAGTACCTCAATTAGAACCTTGAGTGATTACAAACAGGGTAGTGCCGGGGGAATTGGAggtcatattttgaaaaatcaattctTGGGGGAGGATCCGACCATATTATAGAAAAAATTGAATTGATTGAGGGTCACATTTAATTTTGActaattgtaatatttctaacgtagcattattttgtaatgttgACATCAAATCACAGCCACCAGTGCCACGTTCCACTGCTGCCAggtcccaccgctgccaccgtCAGAACATATTCGCTGCTGATAACCATACAGTGAATTAGTTGTTGTGTTGTAGAGACGACGTGGGTCTCAGAGGAGCGAACGGGTAACAATATAATAGTCTGATGGAGTGTGGATGTTAACCTTGGTCCCAACTCTGTCGATACTGAGTTCATTGGACTTTTTACCTTCATCTCTGCTAATTATATTCAAATAAGCGAATTAATTAATACAGTGCCTTCCCAAACATGCAGTGTTGTGACGTTGTAGCAGTGGGAAGCAACCAGTGCATTTCAAAGTTGtgaatgtggtggcagcggtgggatcggACCCTTGACATTGATTCAGGGACTTGTGAACCTTTTCACGTCTGACACATTTTAATgctttaaaaatatttgaacgGGTGTTATATGTCttagaaaaaagaaaattgtattGAGGGAGCGCAAGTTTTTATAAAATGGAATCGGGTAGGATAACATATCACGATTCAGACCAAACTTGATCTCATCACGACCCTCTCTCTTTGTAGTTACTGAACGCTCCCTTATtcctataataataataataatgttgggttcttatatagcgctttcccacaccgtgctcaaagcgctttacgcTATACGTCAGACTTAGTGTAGAGTACCATCATACTGTTTCtttatcatatatttgatatattcaagAATGTTCAGATGTGAGCGATGACAGTATGTAGCGTCGATCCTGTACTTTTCATTCCACCTTGATTCACGtatcatcaaaatcaaatttgaatactttttaatttttttgcaaTATAGTCGAAAGCGTAAATTAATTTTCTTAAAGTGGGCCAATTCATCTTTCAAATCACGCTCTTGAGCTATTCGTTTTTGTAGTTCTTTCTTAAAATGGTCGTAGAGGGCGATGTCAGCTTGACCAAAGAGTCCGTAAAGAGGCCGAGCGTCATCATTTATTGGATATCGGTATATACCAATGTTAGCagtaacatacaaaatatcaatcATATCCCAACAAAAAGTTCGTTTCAATAATACTAGCGATTCATCAAAGTACTCCAAGATCATAACGAGATCAAAGTCTTGCTGGATTGTGTTAATAAATTCGATAATCGCGGACACGTTGTCGTACTGCGAGGGAGGAAATCCAAGATCAAAAGACATAAAATTTCTTACGAACGGGTACTTAAACTTATAATCCCCTCGATAGTAACCCCCGGTTTTTTTGAGAAATGTCTCTACTGGTGGTACCTTGTCGTTGGAATCATTAAGAAACAATTCATAATAGAAGTAGTTAAATGAGGATTTGAATTGTTTCCATGGTTCTCGTAAAATTGTCACATACTTCGTATCTTTGGGCATCAAATTGTGCATCTGTGTTttattgtacactgtatgtagACACAGAATATTGAAGGTTTTGTTTGATGGTAGGTAATCCTTACTACGTATAAAAGATGGCCAGCCTAAATTCCAGTCGCCACTTGGTAGAACGAACGACAGGTTGTTGAGATCTCCGTACTGTAAGAATATTTTAGTTGTGGTATCACTACCAGTTTTATGTGTCTTCAAGAATACAACATTTCTCTGTTTAGAACAGGTAGATACATTTGTGTTCCTCAATATGGCGGACTGTTCTATCTCTAACTCAAGGTGATCCTTTAAAACGGAGTGTCTGCTTCTATTCTTCACATACCTGTAATTGTAGAATATTAAACTGATATTGTAATAGTTTAACActtattaaatgtttgaataacaaaataaaatacttctACTATCTAATCCCAGACCAAATGAAGTGAGTAGGAAATAcaacaccccccaccccacccgtTTACTCACAATCAGTTGTGATCCGAAACCCAATACTGTGTTTATAGCTACTTAGACGGGATTATACTAAATCCAACAAGAAGCAatgaaatcataattttgtttgtatttaataaCTTTTTTCTTGAATGGATAtcgtttacattttgtattttgaaacttttcttgagttatcaatttcaaaaatgcCATAATGAAAACCCATAGGAATCTAGTCTAATAATATCTCTGCGATTATGTTCCTCCCTCCCTGcccatgcctgtctgtctggctgtctgtccgtctgtctgtctgtctgtctgtctgtctgtccgtccgtccatccatccatccatccattcatccatcaatcaatccatccatccatccatccatccatccatccatccatccatctctttctgtctctgtatcataacatgtcaagttatcatataaaatgatacataccTCCCTATATTTGAATTCCCATGTTTTCCTCCACTTCCAGCTGTCAGTTCCTTAGGAAGGAACCCTTTACTGCCATTTATAACATTCTGTTCACTTTCACTTTGTGTACGTGCTAACCCTCCGATGCGATGTAAGTTTGCCAGGAAATAAGACGTATCATCTGATTTGGATTGCCCATATGGATGTGATCGAaacattaataataatgttatcaCCACACTCAAAGCAACCATGATGAACAAACCTCTCTCCAACAGCTTTCGCATGGCTATCAAATGTCTAGAAGCAAAATTATGGCTATGACTGTAATGCGCTCTGTTCCCAACATAATCTGTATAACTTATACTAGTCAGTTCCTTTAGTTCAACAGACACGAAACACTGTCCTCTCGCTCATGGTTACATATCACTTGAACGATTCGAAAGCTAACACATGCAACACATCAATTTTGATTCGCCAATTGCAAGGACCTCCACCAATAACCCTACTTGTATGGACGAGACTCGTGTACATGACTATATTGACGGTTGTTACTTCCGCACAAACGTGCTAATTTACAAACTGCAATCGTCATGCGTTGATGACAAACAAAGAAGTTAAGGTAAAATCAACCCTAACCTACCATGAAAAAGCATcgtggggagggggttgtagctctctctctctgtttccctctctgtctctctctgtctctctctctctctgtctctgtctgtctgtctgtctctctctctctctctctctctctctctctctctctctctctctctctctctctctctctctctctctctctctctctctctctctctctctctctctctctctctctctctctcagtattTTAGAATTATACTTACATTTTCCACCGTCTCTTACTAGAATTAACGTTCCTGCTTGAATGACTTGCAGCGAGTATTGACAAGTGGTCCTTCGCACGGGCGCTCCTTTACTTGTGCTATGGTAATCTAGAATGGTGGGTTATGCCTGTGTAATGCCGTTGACCGAAACTATTAATAACATCATGTATTTAACTATGCACATAGCCTAGCAACTTCCGGCAGCGTACGTGCTTGTTGGTTGTCCCAAAAGGCTTCTAAGTGTACATCTGTGTACCATACCTTGTATACTTCAATTGCTGTGGGACTTTCTACAGGTGGATATATAGGAATTCTTAGTCAATcaagtggtagtagtagtagtagtagtgatggtagaggtggtgatggtggtggtggtggtggtagtagtagtagtagtagtagtagcagtagtagtagtagtagtagtagtagtagtagtagtagtagtagtagtagtagtagtagtagtaatagtagtagtagtagtagtagtagtagtagtagtagtagtgatggtagcagtagtagcagtagtagtagtagtagtagtagtagtagtagtagtagtagtagtaatagtagcagtagtagcagtagtagtagtagtagtagtagtagtagtagtagtagtagtagtagtagtagatagtagtagtagtagtagtagtagtagtagtagtagtagtagtagtgatggTAGAGGTGGTGGTGTATGTgctagtagtggtggtggtggtggtgatgtagactctctcacagtcctttAAGCTTTGCATAAATacctaaaacttgggttgttttgtatgtatctactgcataattgtactcgtaatggactcgtatactagtatcctagtatccctgtactgtgcgccctcatcgatgacatagggctaaccttttGTTGGGTGGCCTTCAATGTTGTAATGTATCATCGCTGAATCGATTACAATACACATAGTAATGTAGCAATTGACTGATTTGGTATGTTAGCCAACGTATCAGACTACTAATAGTCTTTATGTAAATGGTAGCTATTAgatattataaatattcatgagattttCCATGTCCTATTTCTctgtatgaaaaaatataaatctGTTCAACTTGTTCTACGTACCATGATTTAGGCTGCTTCAGTTACACTTttaatcattttcttttctcttctttttaaattttttttttggatggGGTCTttgggttttttgtttttgtttttgtttttttcgaCATACCGTCATGCAGTTAAAATAGCAGCTGGACAGCAGTGCATGGTTTGTTTAAAATTATTCATGGGTATTTCTTGATATTTCATAAacttatgaatgtatgtatttgactCAGTTCCACAATCTATAATATCTATAGGCAATGCTTTACTACACTCTGATGATGTATACAAACGTAGATTTAGAGACAATGTTGTATATTCAAGAGACACTAAGGGAACGAGCATAATTTCTGACAAATGTGGCAGGGGGCTGAGGTGCCATGAATATTCTGTAAAGGgaaattgaaacattttgcTCTTTGTTAATAACTTTGAAATTCTGTcccaaaaaaattaaattccaGGAGcagttgatgtacatttgtTCCGTTTCCTGGGGCTTTGCTTCAACACAACAGAACACTGTACGGGATAGTAAAATACACTTGATACTCTCAGATATAATACGTACAGGATAGTAAAATACACTTGATACTCTCAGATAATACGTACAGGATTGTAAAATACACTTGATACTCTCAGATAATACGTACAGGATTGTAAAATACACCTGATACTCTCAGATAATACGTACAGGATTGTAAAATACACTTGATACTCTCAGATAATACGTACGGGATAGTAAAATACACTTGATACTCTCAGATAATACGTACGGGATAGTAAAATACACTTGATACTCTCAGATAATACGTACAGGATTGTAAAATACACTTGATACTCTCAGATAATACGTACAGGATTGTAAAATACACCTGATACTCTCAGATAATACGTACAGGATTGTAAAATACACTTGATACTCT
Above is a genomic segment from Glandiceps talaboti chromosome 20, keGlaTala1.1, whole genome shotgun sequence containing:
- the LOC144450637 gene encoding dual oxidase maturation factor 1-like, whose protein sequence is MSEHLFTAFRHGGGPTQYEERKSAVTADILQAGLVFCTFIIVLAGLVVFPGIRGKKRIYCAIRGLLTVYIGAAIIIAIFGQEWEVSKIRTQTEYKAGTDQDIEAEVGVKIGLQSVNITLKGTPENQLDEQINYNERFAWAPSWSQGRNFFSPFAGQINREFRDALYRGLPYPILWIAKYFTIDAENLRWGRSYRMSGYYAFIMMWAAFPTWIIANILLFMVINYAAYCMILTGLWLLLANLLYCTLRWGPELHIPFADGVLVFQYGWCFWITLSTGLLCLVYGCTVLVCNKTWPDKTAEFFHDYDKPVRRREQNKLTTNLLEDKLSHDTVLVLEEFDGSASEVGNGSIGYSSRRVSIDTYSTSIFEF
- the LOC144450638 gene encoding galactosylceramide sulfotransferase-like; this encodes MVALSVVITLLLMFRSHPYGQSKSDDTSYFLANLHRIGGLARTQSESEQNVINGSKGFLPKELTAGSGGKHGNSNIGRYVKNRSRHSVLKDHLELEIEQSAILRNTNVSTCSKQRNVVFLKTHKTGSDTTTKIFLQYGDLNNLSFVLPSGDWNLGWPSFIRSKDYLPSNKTFNILCLHTVYNKTQMHNLMPKDTKYVTILREPWKQFKSSFNYFYYELFLNDSNDKVPPVETFLKKTGGYYRGDYKFKYPFVRNFMSFDLGFPPSQYDNVSAIIEFINTIQQDFDLVMILEYFDESLVLLKRTFCWDMIDILYVTANIGIYRYPINDDARPLYGLFGQADIALYDHFKKELQKRIAQERDLKDELAHFKKINLRFRLYCKKIKKYSNLILMIRESRWNEKYRIDATYCHRSHLNILEYIKYMIKKQYDGTLH